The Candidatus Bipolaricaulota bacterium genome includes the window CGCACGCGAGGTCCGCCAGGATGTGATCGAACAGGGCATTTCCCGCCTTCTCGCCGTGTGCTAGGATCTCCGCGATCTTCTCGATCGCCTCCTGGAACCCGTAGCGCGACTGCTCCTCGGCCAACAGCGCCGGGTACTCCCGCAGGATGAACGTCCCACCGCCGAACTCGTCGAGCACGATCCCCACCCGAGCCAGCTCCTCCCTTGCCCCTTCGATCAGCGCGGCGGCCTCGAACGGAAGCTCGATCCGCACCGGAAGAAGAAACCGCTGGCGCGCCACCTCGCCCTGTGCGAACTGCTCCTTCAGCTCCTCGTACAGGATTCGCTCGTGCGCGATGTGTTGGTCCACGATCTCGAGCCCGTCCGGACTCTCCACCAGGAGGTAGGTGTTCTGCAGCTGGCCGATCACCCGCCGATCGCTCTCTACCCTCACTTTTTCCCGCGGTTGCGCGGTGATGCGCTGCACATCCATAAGGGGAAGCTCCATGCTTGGTTCCCGAACCAGCGGGGCGGAACCCGGCTTCGAACGCGGTTTCGGCGGAGGGGGCGCCGCAGCGGTCTCCGGCACGATCGACGATACGACGTAGCGGGACGAGAGGGCATCGGAGAGCGCCCGCATGAGCAGATCGCGCACCCGGCGCGGGTCGGAGAACCGGATCTCCTCCTTGCGCGGATGAACGTTTACATCGACCTCGTCCGGCGGAAGTTCGATCCGAATGACGGCGAGCGGATAGGTCCCCCGCCGCAGGAGCCCTTGGTACGCATTTGCCAGGATGTAGGACAGTCCGCGGTCGCTCACCGGGCGGCCGTTGACACAGAACAGCTGGTCCCGCCGCGTCCCCCGCTTCAGATCAGGAGGGGAGATCAGTCCGGTCACCCGCACCTCCCCGTCCTCCCGCGCGATCGGGATCAGGGCGTCTGCCACCTCGTGCCCATAGAGCTGCCCGATCCTCTCCCGCAGGTCGACCGCCGCCGGGGCGGTGAAGACCTCCTTCCCGTTGTGGACGAAGGTCCAGCCGATCCTTGGAAAAGCGAGTCCGAGGCGGTGCACCACTCGACTGGCGTGAAAGTACTCGCTGCGGGAGGAAGAGAGGAACCGCGCCCGCGCCGGGACGTTGAAGAACAGATCCCTCACTTCCACCGTCGTTCCCGGCGCCCGCGCCGCCGGGCGCGGTCCGTCGACCTGGCCGCCGGAGACGCTGATCTCATAGGCATCACCGTCGCGCGGACGCGAGACGATCCGCACCCGCGCCACCTGCACAATGCTCGCCAGCGCCTCGCCGCGGAATCCGAGGGTGGCGATTGCGTCGAGGTCGGATTCGGTCGCGATCTTGCTCGTTGCGTGCCGCTCCACGCACAGGCGCAGGTCGTCGGCGCCCATCCCTTCGCCATCGTCGCGCACTACGATCTCCCGGATCCCGCCGTCGGTGAGCTCGACCGCGATACTCTCACTTTTTGCGTCGATTGCGTTCTCCAGCAGCTCCTTCACCACCGATGCCGGACGCTCGATAACCTCACCGGCAGCGATCTTCCGCGCCAGGTCCTCCGGTAACCGCTTGATCTTCATCGTGGGGAGAGGCTATCCCATCCGCCGCGTCGGGGCAACGTTGGCGCAGGGGATGGGATTGCGGTATCTTAAAGGGCGATGTATACGATCAACGACCTCAGAAAGCTCCTCGGCCTCTCGACCGCGAACCAGGTTCGCAACCGGATCGAGGCGGTGAAGGACCTCATCGCCGCGGAGCTGCGCCGTGGCCCGAACAACCAGATCCTCGTCACCGACGCCGGCCTCTCCGTCCTCCGCCGGCTTCAGGAGTTGTACGATAGCGGGCTAACAATTACGCAGGCGAGTGACGTTTTACGCGCTAGTGGCGATATTAACGTCATAAAATCGAGCCAAGGTTCGTCTGGTTTAATACAAAACCGGGTCGAGCCAAGTGCAAACGAGGCACTGATCGCGGCGTTGCGGGATGAGATCGCGTTCCTGCGCGAGCGGGTCGCCTATCTGGAGGCCCGCTTGGCCCAAGAGCGGGAGGAGAGGCAGGTTGGACGGGAGTGGTGGGAGGAATTGAAGGAGGAGACGGATGGGGCTTAATGTTCCGCTCCGCGGGAACGCGCGGCTGGAGGCGGTCGTCGCCCGGATCGACGCGTCGGAGCGCCTCGAGGCGCTGTGGGCGGCGTCGAACGTCACCGCTATCGACCGGATGCACATCAACGACCACGGCCCGGTCCACATCAAGATCGTCACCAACATCGCCCTCAAGCTCCTTCGGCTCCTCGTTGCGGGCGGGGTCACCCCGAGCGCTGTCGCCGACCACCACCTCGATCCGGAGGACGCAGAGGTCATCGTTGTCCTCGCCGCGGTGCTGCACGACATCGGGCACGTCATCCACC containing:
- the mutL gene encoding DNA mismatch repair endonuclease MutL, encoding MKIKRLPEDLARKIAAGEVIERPASVVKELLENAIDAKSESIAVELTDGGIREIVVRDDGEGMGADDLRLCVERHATSKIATESDLDAIATLGFRGEALASIVQVARVRIVSRPRDGDAYEISVSGGQVDGPRPAARAPGTTVEVRDLFFNVPARARFLSSSRSEYFHASRVVHRLGLAFPRIGWTFVHNGKEVFTAPAAVDLRERIGQLYGHEVADALIPIAREDGEVRVTGLISPPDLKRGTRRDQLFCVNGRPVSDRGLSYILANAYQGLLRRGTYPLAVIRIELPPDEVDVNVHPRKEEIRFSDPRRVRDLLMRALSDALSSRYVVSSIVPETAAAPPPPKPRSKPGSAPLVREPSMELPLMDVQRITAQPREKVRVESDRRVIGQLQNTYLLVESPDGLEIVDQHIAHERILYEELKEQFAQGEVARQRFLLPVRIELPFEAAALIEGAREELARVGIVLDEFGGGTFILREYPALLAEEQSRYGFQEAIEKIAEILAHGEKAGNALFDHILADLAC